From Polaribacter haliotis:
TCAATTAGAAGCAATTAAAAGAATAGGAGAATCTTTAGTAATTACAAAAGACGGAGATTTAAAAGGAAGAAACAGAGAGTCTTTATTAGTAATGGCTACAGGAAGTGGTAAAACAAGAACAGCTGCTGCTGCTGTAGATATGTTTATAAAATCTAATTGGGCAAAAAGAATTTTGTTTTTAGCAGATAGAAATGCATTAGTAACTCAAGCAAAGAATGCTTTTAAAGAGCATTTGCCACATTTATCTGCCATAGATTTAACTAAAGAAAAAGAAGATACAGGTACACGTTTGGTGTTTTCTACTTATCCAACTATCATGAATAAAATTGATAGTTTAAAAAATGAAGATGGTAGGTTTTATGGAGTTGGTCATTTTGATGTTATTATTATAGATGAAGCGCACAGATCTGTGTATCAAAAATATGGTGCAATATTTGATTATTTCGACGCTATTCTTTTAGGGTTAACAGCTACACCAAAAAAAGATATAGACCATAACACCTATTCTTTATTTGGAATTGAAGATGATGACCCAACTTTTGCTTATGAATTAACACAAGCCGTAAATGATAAGTTTTTAGTGCCTCCAAAAGCAATAGATGTTCCTGTAAAGTTTTTGCACGAAGGTATTAAATACAACCAATTATCAGAAAAAGACAAACGTAAATTTGAAGAGAAATTTGGAGATTTTACTATAGACGATACTGATGACGAAAATCCACAAATTCATAAAGGACAATTAAATAAATTTTTATTTAATACTAAAACTGTAGATACTGTTTTAGATTATGTAATGTCTAATGGTATAAAAGTAAATGGTGGAGATATGTTAGGTAAAACTATCATTTTTGCTAAAAATCATACACACGCAATTTTTATTGAAGATAGATTTAATAAAAATTATCCAGAATACAGTGGTAACTTTTTAAGAGTTATTGATAATTATGAATCTAAAGCACAAGATTTATTAGAGAAATTCTGTGATGATAAACAACACCAAATGCCACAGATAGCAGTTTCTGTAGATATGATGGATACAGGTGTAGATGCTCCACAAGTGGTTAATTTAGTGTTCTTTAAGCAAGTAAGGTCATATTCAAAATATTGGCAAATGATTGGGCGTGGAACACGTTTAAGACCTAATTTATTTGGACCAGAAAAAGATAAATCTAATTTTGTAATATTTGATTTCTGTTCCAATTTCGATTATTTTGATGAATTTCCTGATGGAATAAACCCAAGTACTGCAAAAACAATATCTCAAAATATTTTTGAAACAAAATTGCATATTATTGAAGCAATTAGAAATAGTGATGTTTCCACAGAACAAAATGATGCGTTAGCAGTAGTTTACACAAATGAATTACATAGTGATATTAATGCCCTAAACAAAGAGAGATTTGAAGTAAGAAAACATTTAAGATTAGTTACAGAGTTTAAAAGCAGAGAAAGATGGAGTAATTTATCTGTAGGTGATATTGTAGATATTTGTGCAAATTTATCCAACTTATCTGCGAAGAAAAATGAAGATGATGAATTAGCTAAACGTTTTGATTTATTGGCATTACGTTTACAATTAGCAATTTTAAAGAATGCTACATCACAAGAGAATTATATTACCAGAATACACGATATTGGTATTAAGCTTCATAAAAAAAGAAATATTCCTGTAGTAGCAGATAAACTGCCGTTAATTAATCAGATTAAAGAATTTCAATTCTGGTCAAGTGTAGATATTCAGCAAATAGAACACATTAGAATTGAATTAAGAGAACTTATAAAATTTATAGATAAAGACAGTATTGCACCTATGTATACAGATTTTGAAGATGAATTGTATGATTTGCAAGTAAGCGAAAAAGACATTTTACCAACTTATACAAGATTACAGAGTTACAAAGACAGAGTAGAATCTTTTATCAGGAAAAATAAATCTCATTTAGTAATAGATAAACTTCACAAAAACATTCCTATTACAGAAAGAGAATTAGATTTATTAGAATCTTTATTATTTGATGAAGAAAATAGAACAAAAGAAGATTACCAGAAGGAGTATGGGGAATTACCTCTAGGTAAATTTATTAGAAGTATTGTAGGTTTAGATATAGAAGTTGTAAATACGTTATTTGCAAATTATATTCAAAATGAAAATTTACAACCTGCACAAATTTCTTTTGTAAATAAATTAATTACTTACTTAAATTCAAACGGAACTCTTGATAAATCTTTACTTGTAAAACCTCCATTTACAGAAACGCACGATAATGGTATTATTGGTGTTTTTACTAATGAGGAAGATGTAAGAAAAATTATCTCTATAGTAGATTTGGTAAATAGTAATGTAATCGCATAACTCTAAAAAATACTTTCAGTAAAAAACCTGTCAACTTCACTATAGCCTAAAAGCCAACTTTATTCTCAAAAAAAATATTTTTCAATTTTTTTGAGAACTTTTCTATTTCCATAAATAATATTTAATGAGCACGACACCCCTCCCTGAATTTGCAGAGTGGGATAGTCCCCTGTGCTAAATTTAAAATTATTAAAAATGGTAACAGTAAAAGATTACAAACAAAGAGAATCTAAGGATGGCGAGAAATTTTTTGTGTTAGTTCTTCAAGGAGGAGTTTCACCTGTTAAATCTAACAAAACAGGTAGAATGTATTTTACTTCTAAAACAGCAACAGTTCCTTCCACATTTGATGAAAGTACTTGTCAGTCTATTGTAGGAGCACAATTTCCAGGAAGAATTGTAAAAGTTGAATCAGAACCTTATGAATTCACCATTAAAGAAACTGGTGAAGTAGTTAATTTAAGCCATCGTTGGGAATATCAAGATGATGTAGAAGAGGAAATTACTGAAAAAGTAATTAGTGATAGTTTAGTAAATTAATAGACTGTCAATAGTAGTAAAAAGAGCCTTTTAGGCTCTTTTTTATTTATATAAAATTAAAAATAATTCAATTCAAAATTATGAAATTACAAAAAGCTCAAAAGGAGCAGGTTAAATTAAGAGTTGGTATTAGTGGAGCATCTGGATTTGGTAAAACCTATTCTGCTTTACTATTAGCTTACGGAATGACAAATGATTGGAATAAAATAGCAGTTATAGATACAGAAAACGGTTCTGCAAATCTATATTCAGAATTAGGGAATTATAATACAGTAAATCTGCAACCACCTTATTCTCCAGAAAGATATATTGAAGCCATAGAACTGTGTGAAAAGTCGAATATTGAAGTTGTTATTGTCGATTCAATAACCCACGAGTGGAGTGGGAAAGGAGGGTGTTTACAAATTCATGAACAATTAGGTGGCAAATTTCAAGATTGGGCAAAAGTTTCTCCTCGTCATCAATCTTTTATTGATAAGATTTTACAGTCTAAATCTCATATCATAACTACTGTAAGAAGAAAAGTAGATTATTCTATGGATAAAGACCAAAGTGGAAGAACAAAAGTCACTAAACATGGTACTAAAGAGATTACTCGCGAGGGTTTTGAGTACGAATTGACAGTGAATTTTGAAATTATAAATGATAATCATTTAACACTTGCAAGTAAAGACAGAACTGGATTATTTATGAATAAACCTGAATTTATTCTTTCTTCTGGTACAGGAAAAAAACTATTGGACTGGTGCAACAATGGCAGAACTATAGATGATATTAAAACGGAAATTAAATCTTGCACAACTTTGGAAGGTTTAAGACATATCTATAGTAAGTACCCAAATCTACAAAGTAGTATTAAAGAAATCATTTTATCTCGAAAAAGAGAAATTGAAAATGTAGTAATACCAAATAAAGAAATAATAGAAACCATAAAACCAAGTAAAAATGGAATTAGCATTAACGCAGACTCAAAACCAGAGTAGAGTAATTGTACCAGAATATTATGAAGGAGATTTAAATAAAAATCATTTTATCGAAGCAAATACTAATTCAGTAACTCTTGAACATCTTACAAATGATACAATATTACCTGTATTCTCTAAAGATAATGAAGTTACTATTAGTCACGCAGAATTTATAAATGCGACACAAGAAGCTTTAAGAAATGTGTTTCCTTTTCATCAACAGACAGCTCCAAATATTAGAGTTTCTCATATAATTAAGGGAAGAGTTCCAAGTGCAATCGGGAAGCAAAAAAGCGAGTTGTTAGATGAAGATAAAACTATTTATTATGAAAGAATGGCTTTTGTGATTGGTTTGCCACAAATACAACAAGAAGTAAATGGGAATAAATTGTCTCTTGTTGTAGGTGGAGTTAGAGCTTACAATAACGAAAATCTCTATAGTAGAAAATCTATAGAGAAATTTAAGGTTTTTATTGGTTTCTCTAATTTTGTTTGTACAAACTTATGTATTTCTACTGATGGTTTTAAAGATGAAATTAGAGTAAGTAACAAAAATGAACTTGTAAGCAGAATTACAGAATTGTTTAGTAGCTATGACCAAGACAAACATCTTGGGAATATGGAAAGAATGAGTAAATTTTTTCTTACACCAGAGCAAGTTGCTCATTTGTTGGGGAAAATGAAAATGTATCAATTTTTAAGTAATGCAAGAAAAAAAGAATTATTTCCTTTAAATATAAATGATTCACAGATTAACACAATAGCCAAAAGCTATTTTAAAGATGATAATTTTAAAGTTACTACTGAGGGTGTTGTAAATCTTTGGCAATTGTATAATTTATTTACAGGTGCGGTTAAAAGTAGTTATATAGATTCTTTTTTACAACGTGAAGCCTGTGCTTACGAGTTTATCCAAGACCTATCTAATTCACTGCAAAATGAAGAATCCAATTTCTTTTTAATTTAAATACATAGCTAAAACTTACTACATAAATTTAAAATTTAAGCAGATGCCAGAAGAAGAAATTATTTCTTTTAATCAATATTATAGTCCAAATAGAATTCTTGTTATAACTTATTTTAATAAATTAGTTGAGTTGCATTGCCCATTTCCTGTTATTTTTAAGGAAAATACTTTAAATTTTAAAAAAAATGAGATTGTATATGTGACAGAAACAGGACTTACAAAAAGTGGAGATTATGTTTTTAAAATACAGAATAAATGGTTTGATCCGAAGCATTTTAAAATTTTATGTTACCAATTGTAAAGGTTTTAGCTATAAATTAAAAGAAAAGGAGTTTATATTGTATTTTGATATCCAACTTTTGAGACTGTTTTCTCCTTTATCAAAAAACTTCTGAAAACGTTAGCTAATTATTAACACAGTAATAATTATATTGCTGTGTTACTTTAATTTTATAATTATGAATGATTTAGAACTTTTTGATTTTTTTAATTTTTTTAAAAAAGATAATTTTATTGAACATTTATACGATAAGTTTGTAAGCCAAGGAGAACTTTTAAAGAATGAAAAAAATAAGGCTGTATTCAGAACGCCTGGAAATCATTTTATTGATGAAACCACAGGAGTGGAAAGTATAGTTTATCCCACAGAACGAGTTTTAGATTTTCAGAATGATTTTATTCCTAAACTTATTGAAATTAATGCAGAAAAATATTTGAATTTTTGTAAAAAAATGGAAATTAAATTATTAAACAATTTATCATCATGGTATTATTTTCTTGACTCATTAGCAGAAAACTTATTTAACGACAAACTTTTTTTTAAGCAATCAAAAAACTTAAATAATTATCCATCAATAAGAAAAAAGTTATTAGAAACAATAGAAGGATTATTGTTGAATTTTAACTCTAAGTTAGAACCTCCAACTGAAATCCATAAGATAAAATTGGGACTAAAAAAAACTGAAATTTGTTTTTTATTTTATTGGATGTTGGAAGCGGGTTATTTCCCAGAAAAGTTTGGAATAGAAAAATTGTCAAAAATTCTTCAGACGAATTTTATGCGAAAAGCTTCAATAGATAAGGATGTTTATCTGGA
This genomic window contains:
- a CDS encoding AAA family ATPase — translated: MKLQKAQKEQVKLRVGISGASGFGKTYSALLLAYGMTNDWNKIAVIDTENGSANLYSELGNYNTVNLQPPYSPERYIEAIELCEKSNIEVVIVDSITHEWSGKGGCLQIHEQLGGKFQDWAKVSPRHQSFIDKILQSKSHIITTVRRKVDYSMDKDQSGRTKVTKHGTKEITREGFEYELTVNFEIINDNHLTLASKDRTGLFMNKPEFILSSGTGKKLLDWCNNGRTIDDIKTEIKSCTTLEGLRHIYSKYPNLQSSIKEIILSRKREIENVVIPNKEIIETIKPSKNGISINADSKPE
- a CDS encoding DEAD/DEAH box helicase family protein, with the protein product MSNFSFLKEEFLQLYYESAIAEKYTFTAPKYAALQCRITLELGINWLYDNDVEMERPYDTTLSALLHHQSFRNTINRMLFQELNLVRKIGNNAAHGKKVSTKEALVCLRSIFRFTTYISKYYSQLNPEIDVFNENFIGKPEGAINDKTTKELKARAEQAEAKLKELKEAKEKQEELQKENELLKLQLKQQQEKLLVRKQERTKAIVQETAIPILTPELETRKLFIDVLLKEAGFTNFKNGVDIEFPVTGMPKVTNPSGVGYVDYVLWGNNGLPLAVVEAKSTLHNAAKGKHQAFLYANCLEKMTGQRPIIFYSNGFETFIWDDTFYPSREVSGFYTKAELEFLIEKRKSREDIRNFTVNTDIAGRPYQLEAIKRIGESLVITKDGDLKGRNRESLLVMATGSGKTRTAAAAVDMFIKSNWAKRILFLADRNALVTQAKNAFKEHLPHLSAIDLTKEKEDTGTRLVFSTYPTIMNKIDSLKNEDGRFYGVGHFDVIIIDEAHRSVYQKYGAIFDYFDAILLGLTATPKKDIDHNTYSLFGIEDDDPTFAYELTQAVNDKFLVPPKAIDVPVKFLHEGIKYNQLSEKDKRKFEEKFGDFTIDDTDDENPQIHKGQLNKFLFNTKTVDTVLDYVMSNGIKVNGGDMLGKTIIFAKNHTHAIFIEDRFNKNYPEYSGNFLRVIDNYESKAQDLLEKFCDDKQHQMPQIAVSVDMMDTGVDAPQVVNLVFFKQVRSYSKYWQMIGRGTRLRPNLFGPEKDKSNFVIFDFCSNFDYFDEFPDGINPSTAKTISQNIFETKLHIIEAIRNSDVSTEQNDALAVVYTNELHSDINALNKERFEVRKHLRLVTEFKSRERWSNLSVGDIVDICANLSNLSAKKNEDDELAKRFDLLALRLQLAILKNATSQENYITRIHDIGIKLHKKRNIPVVADKLPLINQIKEFQFWSSVDIQQIEHIRIELRELIKFIDKDSIAPMYTDFEDELYDLQVSEKDILPTYTRLQSYKDRVESFIRKNKSHLVIDKLHKNIPITERELDLLESLLFDEENRTKEDYQKEYGELPLGKFIRSIVGLDIEVVNTLFANYIQNENLQPAQISFVNKLITYLNSNGTLDKSLLVKPPFTETHDNGIIGVFTNEEDVRKIISIVDLVNSNVIA
- a CDS encoding DUF3871 family protein; this translates as MELALTQTQNQSRVIVPEYYEGDLNKNHFIEANTNSVTLEHLTNDTILPVFSKDNEVTISHAEFINATQEALRNVFPFHQQTAPNIRVSHIIKGRVPSAIGKQKSELLDEDKTIYYERMAFVIGLPQIQQEVNGNKLSLVVGGVRAYNNENLYSRKSIEKFKVFIGFSNFVCTNLCISTDGFKDEIRVSNKNELVSRITELFSSYDQDKHLGNMERMSKFFLTPEQVAHLLGKMKMYQFLSNARKKELFPLNINDSQINTIAKSYFKDDNFKVTTEGVVNLWQLYNLFTGAVKSSYIDSFLQREACAYEFIQDLSNSLQNEESNFFLI